The Paenibacillus amylolyticus genome contains the following window.
GCGATCTGGGACAAAGTCTTGCCGAGTTCCATCTGTTCTTTCAAATCGCGAAGTCCAATGCCAAGCAAGTCTGCCGTTTCACCAATCATGAACAGACCGTGTCCTGCCTGCATGCATGGTTTCGGTGGTTTGCCGGAGGAAGAAACTTGTGACGTATCGTCATGTTCCTCAGTCCGAACTGTTGAATCAGCAAATGCCACATGCCCTGTTGCTGCTGTTATGACTACGGCTGCCAATCCAGGTTGCCATCCATGTTTTCCATTTCAAATTCATTTTTCTGCCGCCTTTCCGATGTCGAAATCCTGTGCCTTCCTAGTTTGAGCCTAAAATCCACTTTTTTATGCCATAAAATACAAAAAGTCATCAATTTTCTCACAAATGATCACAAAAAAACCTATTTTTTTCAGTTTGTTTCCGCTATACTGAATGTAACTTCATGATCTATATCAGTTGAACTAAATATTATTTACACTGACACTACGCTGACAGAATAACCTTCCAATCGCTGTTACCCCCAGATTTTTTTGATCCCTTTTTTCAAGGGAAAAATCCGGTGATAGCGTATGCTTCCGATGGAGCTTTCTTTCAGAAAGCTTTTAGGCGAACGCTTCGCTTTTTCAGGTTTTTTCTGTCCTCTCCGTTATCGTGTAAATGATTATTTCAACTAATATAGTTGAACAGTCCTGGATTACCTTATCGCAGGAAGGACAAGATGTAACGATGCGAAGAGATTGGTTGGATCCGTTTAGATCCGATCTGGAGGTCGTATTTGCTTCAGCGGGACAACTCGTACGGAAATATCCCGAACCCTTGTCAGGACATGCATTGGAGCAACTACATTCGGTTAATCCCCTGTTACGAGACTCGGGACACAGCTACATCGGGTACATCACCCCACTCTGGATGCAACACTCAGATCAACTCCCTCAGAAGAAAGCACATCAATTAAGTACAGCCTGTCTGATTCACATGTTATATTTTCTGAATCAGGACGACGTGATGGATGAACAACCGGAGAATGCGACACTGAAGTTATCCCTGGGTAATCTATACTACATGGATGCACTTCAAGCTTACTCGGAATTATTCGATCCTTCCTCCATGTTCTGGACCTACTTCAGACAATATGTAGTGGATTGGGCCGTGAGTGTTACAGGTGAGCATTCCATTGATTATTTTCAAAAGCATCCCTTGTTGATTGCGCAAAAAGCTACCCCTCTGCTCATTGGAGCCACGGGAGCACTGCTTTTGCTGAATCGGTCCAACCGGATAATTCCGGTATGCTCTGCCATCAATATCACCCTCATGACACTTCAGATGACTGATGACTTCACAGACACGCAACAAGATGCTGTGCATGGAAATTACAACAGCTACCTCTCCCACATATCCGCAGCACTGAAGCACAACTATCCTACTCATCCTCTTAGCGAACGTGTACATGACAATGTATACAATACACAACTCATGAACTCTTACGTTGACATTGCTCATCGCTATAATCGTATATTAACATCGTCTAACTTGGGAATATCGCATCTCGAGGCGTTTGATTCTTATTTATGCAGCACGTTAGTCCAAGCTGTTCAGGACATTACACAACGAAAAAAAGGCTCCTTCAAGGCGGGTTTCATCACTGGATCAGCGAACAACAGTTGGAATTCCGAGCATCGGACGAAGCGGATTCAGTTTAATTTAAATATGAAGGGAATGTTGACGATGATGGTATCAGAGAAAACGTTGCATGAGGATATTATTGAAAAGGCTTGGACTGACGAGCACTTCAGACAACAATTGCACTCCAATCCGAAGCAGGCGCTTCGTGAAGCTTTCGGTATCATAATCCCGGAGCACATTCAGGTACGTACCGTTGAGGAGCAGCAGAATGACTATGTGCTTGTCATACCTCCCAACCCTTCCAAAGTAAATTATGATGTGAATTGCGGACCTTGGCGCAGTTAATTCGGGTGAGTTAAACGGGTAAGGTAAGAAATTGGCGGTAGGAACCAAAAAAGCCGCTGTATGCTTCTGTGAGTTCGTCATTCGACGAACTCGACAAAGATACAACCGCTTCTGTTCCTACCCCTTTGGTGCTTGTAAAGTTGATCTGCCCTTGCATCGCTTCAACAATTCGGAATGTTACCATCATACCCAGACCTGTGCCTTTGATTTTATTGGAGAAATAAGGCTCGCCCAACCGGGAGAGTGCCTCCTCGTCCATGCCTTCTCCGTTATCCCTGACATGCACCTTAATCATGCCATCCTGCTTGTACGCCCATATATCGATCTGCCCTTGTCCCTGCAGTGCTTCAATACTGTTCTTGATAATGTTGATAAAAGCCTGCTTGAACTTCGAGGAATTGCCCCGAATATATAAATCTGGCGGAATGTCGGTTGTGATCTTGCCACCTTCCAGATTAGCCATCGGTACAAGAATGCCTTCAATATGATTGAACTCATCCGAGATATTGAGCGAGATAATATGGTCGAACTCAGGTTTGGCAAAGGTAAGAAAGTCCGTTATGATACCCGAAGCCCGATCAAGTTCCTCCAGTGCAATACGCACATACCCCTTGTTTTTGTTGTCTTCCTGTTCGGTCATAAGTTGCAGGAACCCTCTTGTCACTTGAAGCGGATTACGTACTTCATGGGCAACGGAAGCAGCCAATTCGCTAATAATCTCCATCTTCTCCGAACGCTGCAACTCATTGTTGAACAACTCCAGTTCCTTGGAGTACTCTAGAACTTTGGTATGTTTTTCAGCGAAACGACTTCCGAGAATGGCAATCAGCGAGATCACAAATGCAACCATGGACCATTTCCACCATAACAGATGATACGTCCCACTCCGCTGATAATACCACAACAGTTCAGCCACACTGATCAAGGCAAATGTACCGAATCCTGTTGCAAGCAGCATGGCTTCCCGATTTCGTTGCAATGCTTTGGCGACGGTACCCACCAACAGGATGGTCAGCAGGATGACCAGTACAATGCCAACTACACGCTGTACGAGCAGATTATATAACATATCCCATTGTCCGCCTGAAATAACGTAAATAAATAGGGAAAACACAGCAACAGCTGAATATATGAATTGTATTTTTCGCAGTTTGGTGAAGATACCATGCAGTCCTGGCCCGATAATCTGTTCAAAAAAATAACATAACGCTGGCATGCCCAGCAGCATTGCCAGGTCAAAAACCACAGAATACAGGTCACCATATACCTGATAGAATGTATACAAAAATTGCGAGTATGTGATGATCATTGTGCCGATGGAACCCATCACCATGCAGAGTGAGATCCATAATCCCTTATGGAATTTGCCAAGGAAGAACGTACAGCTCAGCATCGTAATCGCGGTGAAGACAAAGGTCGCGCCCAAAATGACATCAATAAGCCCGTTATGAATATATTTCTCCTGTAACGCCGCATAAGGCCCAGCCTGAACAGTACCCTGTATGCCCAGACGACCTTTCTCATTTTGCGACCATACATAGAGCGTGTCACCCGAATTTTCACTGGATAAGGGCAGCAACACAGCGTTATTGTCATAGTTGTAATGATAGTTCTCGTAGACCTTGCGGTCCTCCAGATAGATCACAATATGATTGCCTTTAATGTTCTCGAATCGAAGGGCTGAACTTTCCTCAGACAATTCAGGGATGGTCAGGCGAGTCCATAAGGAACTCGATCGATCCGTGTTGCTATACTCCAACTTATCAATCCCCTGCTTTTCCCATATCTCGTCTGATCTCTTGACCTCACTTATGAACCCTTGATCGTTAACGTTCCCCCATTTTACTTCCCATCCTGTAATGGATACAGGCTGCTGAATCGCCCCTGTAGTCGCAAAGACTATCCCGTGCGGCATACCTAGAATAATCAATACACTCATCCATAAGATGACGATAGCTTTGGGCACATTTTTCATTCACAGCACCTCAAAGTTCTAATTTTACCTATCTTAGATTCTCTCATTTATCATTCGCCACCATTTGTCACGTCACCTTCTTGAAGTAAAATGAAATTTCACATTTAAGTCGATTTATAGTCTTATTTCCATTTTATTGTTAAAGATATCCGGTTAACCACGCAAGTCTTCGAACTGGTTCACTATCATTTCCCGTTCTTTCTGTTCAACTTGACTGCGGAATTCAAGCCACTGCTCTGTCTCCTCATCATCATAGATGGTCCATATGTCGGAAAAGAGGAAATCCCGCAACTGGACCACTTGTCCGGACCATATGCCGCCTACCCAAAACAAACCATCCGGACGACGGATAACAGTACGGGAGAACCCGGGTGTGGACGCCTTTTGTCCGATACGGATGCGTGTGATCATATTGCCCAATGTGAACCAGTCCACTTGAGATCCCTCCCTTACATATTCAAGCTTTATCATAACATAGGCAAAACAGGAAAAGTTGCAAAAACGGTGGCCGCGATTCAATCCTTTGCTGCGGGTTTAATGGTTTCTCAAAGCAAACAAACAACGCTAAGGAGATGATTGCAATGAATGAGCCACATCGTACCGTTGAGGTAGAACATAAGGATGTCCAGCATAAATCGGATTCAAGTAAGGTCGCTTCCACATTTATTAAATACGCCGCATATATCATTATCTTTTTCGGATTTTTATACTTCCTGGTTAAATATGTATTCCCCAAATTCTAAGGCATTCATATCGTAGCGAACACCCGGGGATAATAAGCTCT
Protein-coding sequences here:
- a CDS encoding NHLP leader peptide family RiPP precursor — translated: MRRDWLDPFRSDLEVVFASAGQLVRKYPEPLSGHALEQLHSVNPLLRDSGHSYIGYITPLWMQHSDQLPQKKAHQLSTACLIHMLYFLNQDDVMDEQPENATLKLSLGNLYYMDALQAYSELFDPSSMFWTYFRQYVVDWAVSVTGEHSIDYFQKHPLLIAQKATPLLIGATGALLLLNRSNRIIPVCSAINITLMTLQMTDDFTDTQQDAVHGNYNSYLSHISAALKHNYPTHPLSERVHDNVYNTQLMNSYVDIAHRYNRILTSSNLGISHLEAFDSYLCSTLVQAVQDITQRKKGSFKAGFITGSANNSWNSEHRTKRIQFNLNMKGMLTMMVSEKTLHEDIIEKAWTDEHFRQQLHSNPKQALREAFGIIIPEHIQVRTVEEQQNDYVLVIPPNPSKVNYDVNCGPWRS
- a CDS encoding HAMP domain-containing sensor histidine kinase; this encodes MKNVPKAIVILWMSVLIILGMPHGIVFATTGAIQQPVSITGWEVKWGNVNDQGFISEVKRSDEIWEKQGIDKLEYSNTDRSSSLWTRLTIPELSEESSALRFENIKGNHIVIYLEDRKVYENYHYNYDNNAVLLPLSSENSGDTLYVWSQNEKGRLGIQGTVQAGPYAALQEKYIHNGLIDVILGATFVFTAITMLSCTFFLGKFHKGLWISLCMVMGSIGTMIITYSQFLYTFYQVYGDLYSVVFDLAMLLGMPALCYFFEQIIGPGLHGIFTKLRKIQFIYSAVAVFSLFIYVISGGQWDMLYNLLVQRVVGIVLVILLTILLVGTVAKALQRNREAMLLATGFGTFALISVAELLWYYQRSGTYHLLWWKWSMVAFVISLIAILGSRFAEKHTKVLEYSKELELFNNELQRSEKMEIISELAASVAHEVRNPLQVTRGFLQLMTEQEDNKNKGYVRIALEELDRASGIITDFLTFAKPEFDHIISLNISDEFNHIEGILVPMANLEGGKITTDIPPDLYIRGNSSKFKQAFINIIKNSIEALQGQGQIDIWAYKQDGMIKVHVRDNGEGMDEEALSRLGEPYFSNKIKGTGLGMMVTFRIVEAMQGQINFTSTKGVGTEAVVSLSSSSNDELTEAYSGFFGSYRQFLTLPV